Part of the Prionailurus bengalensis isolate Pbe53 chromosome B3, Fcat_Pben_1.1_paternal_pri, whole genome shotgun sequence genome is shown below.
AGCCTTCATTAATGTTGGAGATTTCAGGAGAAGAGGACAGTGAGTTGGCACCAGAAGCTTCGGAGTGAGGGGGACCACAGGATGCCCTCAAATCGTACCGCAGGAAAAGCAGTCTTTTCCTCACATATGTCTGGCCATACGGCTTCAGCATTCCATCAGGGCCACAGCCCCGAAGCCCATAACCATGGCGCCACCCACGCCTGCCCTCTAGCCTGGAACCTGCAACACAGCCCTCATTATGCCCTTTGATGTGACACTCAAAACTGAGCCCCTGCTCTTCAAGCCAGACAGGCCCTGGCCTTGGGGCTTTTTCCATTTCTGAGGCATGATTCAGCCCAGGAGACAAGACCAGACACCTTCGTTCAGAGGAAGGAGGGCTGGATGGTgcatggagaggaagaaaaacaggagTGAGAAtggggctgcggggggggggggggggggggggggggaggagcaagCAGAGGGAGCCCACCTGCTCCAGAGCTGCACAGAACACGGCCACCCACTGACCAATTTATATTCCATGTAGCCAAATCTATTGATTTAAACGTGAATCCAACTGTGCTTCTAAATTCCCAGAAAAATACTGATAACATTTCACATTTATGTCATACAATGTGAGTGTCAAAACACTTTCACACAAAAAACCTTAAATTTGGTTGATTTTTCAgataatttgcttttcttattaCAAAGCAGCATATGCTTATTGagaaatataggagaaaaaattttaatgtaaatttaaaaattgcaaatatgTATGCGTTATACCACTAGCGATAACATTTTCAGCAGAGTTTTGCATAACTTAACATAAAATCACaggcattttttaatgttacaaaatATTCGGCTCTGACAATTCACAATGACCGCATTTATCAGTATAGATGTGCCACAATTTCTGTAGCCATGCCTTAATTATTAGACATTCAAGATGTTTGCAAAAATACTatgattataaataatactgccatgaacatcttttcaattACGTCTTTGTGTGTATATCTGCTTATGTCCTAATACTAAATTTCTAGTAATGGATGTAGCAGCTCAAAGGATTTGAATGTTTTTGAGTACATAAGGCCAAGTTACTCTCCAGGAAATATTGTTTACGCTCCCGCAGACAATGTGTGAGAGTATACCTCTCAAGTCTCTGTTTTGAGCCGTGAGCCAGTGAGTTAGGTAACAAGCATATCACATGACAGATGAGAACTGAACACAAAAAGTTTAAGTAACTAGTGGGGCATTCACAGAGCTGAGACCCAAACTCTAGTCTCCTGGATTTGACACCAGGGCCCTTCCCACTCTGCCTTCTTGATGAGGAGAGTTCTGAACAGGTTTTCCTGAGTAATGGAGctgtataaaaatttatttttatatcagtacTTGTTGGTGAAAATatttgttggggctcctgggtggctccatcagttaagcgtccgacttcagctcaggtcatgatctcacggtttgtgagtttgagccccgagtcgggtctgtgctaacagcttggagcctggagcctgcttcggattctgtgtctccccgtctatcggcccctcccctgctcatgctctgtctctctcagagagGCATATTAttatctcaataataaataaatgttaaaaaaaaaaagtttttttaaaaaaagaaagtatttgctTAAATCTCCCATTTCTTGACCTTATTTGTGCCATGGACTGACTCCTTTGGCAATCTGGTTAAGCCTACCAACCCTTCTCggaattatgtatgtatatacatgtattaaataaaataaggaaatcggttattatgttattttattttatgttatgtattgtattgtattgtattgtattgtattgtattgtattgtattgtattgtatgtaATCTCTATATCCCAtgctggggctcaaacttatgacctggagatcaagagtcacatgctctggggcacctgggtggctcagttggttaagcatctgacttcggctcaggtcctgatgtcgctgttcatgagttcacgccccacatccagctctgtgctgacagctcagagcctggagcctgcctcagattctatgtctccctctctctctgcccctctcctccccgaTCCCTGgatcccctctctcaaaaataaataaacattaaaaaaaaaaaaaaaaaaaggagtcacctactctgctgactgagccagccaggaacccctgtATCTGCTCCTTTGTAAATGCATTAATACCAAGTCTAGTACTGCATGTTGGAGAGGCAGTCCACATGAGTCCTGAGTGTCCCTGTACATTCTTGCTGAGTGTGCCAGACCGCAAGGCTTATCCCTTGCTCGATTCCGAGCAGCATCAGTAGCTGGTCACTTAGGCAACCAGTCTAGCTTATTTTCTGCTTGCTACATTTGTCGCTTGCTCAAAAAGTGCACCGGCCCTGGGGCCTAAAGTCCTGTCTTTTAACAAAATCTGCTTCACGTGCTCCTGTGACCTGGTCCCACATGCCTTGTGGAAATAGAAATTAGGGAAACAGCACAAATCCACTGACACTCTGGCTCTATCCCTTTTGCCGTGACTAATACAATCTTTCATCTCAGATCCAGGACTTTTGTGACTTCTGCCATGATCCATGAAACTGTGGCAAGCTGACTTGGTAGCTTGTAAGTCGGACAAAACCTCAGAGCCTTCGCAGCTCTGACCCCACATTAATTTCAAAGTAGTGGTAAgcataaaatgatattttgagatATAGGCAACAGCTGTTACTCAGACCAAAAATACCTGTCATTTTTACCAGTGACAAATGGTCATAATTGTTACTGGTGACATGGCTACAGTCATTGGGATTTGTTGCTTATATTCATAGTtaaaggaaatgctaaatttcagttacaggtttaggaaaataaatgtcaGGGGTTTTTTCCTCATTTGAGTTCACAGATCTTGTCTGCTGCCGACTTCCCAAAAGAACACCAGCAAAACCTGTTGATCAAGCAAAGTAAGGCTATTAGGTATTTACTGCAGCAAGGGAAAATAACACCTTGATCGAGATTTGGTAGTATCTTAGAAAGGGGATTTCAAGAAAAGAGATTTGTAGGATTTGGGGGTCTGGGCTTACATGATTTAAGGTGGTTTTTCAAAGCAAGAAATTGATGGGGATTGGGCACAGTTTAGCATACACAGCCCCAGAGAAGCAAGGGTCTTAAAACAAATCTTGATAAATAGACTTTGTCATTATGGTGAGCTCTTTGCCTGTGTGTGCATTCTGTGGTCTTGACAGAGCAATCATCTGTCCTGTCCCAGATGAGCAAACGATTTGCCCAGATAAATTAATTTCTTGAGctagcatttaatccatttatcttCCTGGGCAAGAATTTTCTGGAACAGTTGCATCATGTTGATATGGGTGGTGTCAGTTCTTACTCAACAAGACCAACTTCTTAGACTGAAATCCCTTTTCTCACAAAAGTGGAGGCCTGCctccttttgcctccttttgcctatttttgctGTCTATCCTTTCCATACTCTGAGTTTACCATAGGTGAGGGTTAAATCTTATAGTCCCAGAGGTGGAATTAGTTTGCTTTCCATATATTTGTATTCAAAACATTTAATATGTACTATTTGTAACATTTGCCTTTGTTAATAttgcctgctttttaaaaaaaaaaattaatattgggCTGCCTAGTcaattaaatgtccaactcttgatttcagctcaggtcatgattccaaggtcatggcattaagccccatgtcaggctctgcactgagcatgaggcctgcttaagattctctctctttccccctctgcccctggccccaacttgcacacacactctctctttctctctctctaaaagaaaaagccttctaatggggtgcctggctggctcatttggtagagcatgtgactcttgatctcaggggttgtgagttcaagcctcatgttgggcagAGAGattcgttgaaaaaaaaaaaaaaaaaaggaaaacaaccacCCACCTTCTCTTGACTCACAGCTAttgattctttttcctctttgctccttGTTTACATTAAAATTCCTACAAAGACCAATCTGTACCTATTGTTTCTAATTactctcttttcattctccttttgaAATAAACTCTTATctggaaaaattcaaaaattcaaaaatgaacaaaaatacagagaattgtAGAGTATGCATCACCCAGATTCATCATAAGCTCATAGTCAGTCTTGGTTCATCCACACCCCATCCCAGCACACACTCCCACTGTGTATTTGAAACAAATCTCAAACGTTGTATCCCTTCACCAATAATTATTTTAGCATATCTTTAGAAGATAAGATTTTTTAACCTAACTATAATGCCACAAATCTTGAAAATAATACCTTAAAACCTAAAACATCATGTGATAAAATAGCACAATATCATAGTGccttaaaattaacaataatttcttggggcagctgggtgactccgttggttaaccgtctgacttcggctcaggtcatgatctcctggtctgtgtgttcgagccccacatcaggctctgtgctgacagctcagagcctggaacttgtttcagattctgtgtctccctctttctctgcccctcccctgctcacactctgtctctctctcaaaaataaataaatattaaattttttttaaatcaacaataatttcttaatataattaaatattgaatCAGGGTTCAAATTCCCAGCTGTCTCATAAATAATAgcacatttttgtttgcttgtttgagtCAGGAtgttaaaatgcacatatattgCATTTGGTTGCTATGaaccttaaatttattttaatttagagatCCCTCcaccaccctctttttttttttttttaatttatttatagaaGAAATTAGGTCACTTGAGTTTCCTAGAGTCTGGATTTTGTGATCACATCCCCTTGATATTTTGCTTAACCTGttcttatctctattttttctGTAACTTGGTAGTTGGCAGGTAGACCTGGTGACTTGATCAGATTTGAAAAGAACagttttaaatccaaatgacagctctgccttagtttaaagctaaagttctcttttctgcttattatggatctttgataaaaAATACAATTGCTGAGTAGTCTGtcttgcttgctgtttgctacgagcgtTGTGAaccctttcctgaatgtaactcACTATGTAATAGAGTAAGTTGTGAAACTTCCTACATGTAGTCTGGTATGTAATAGAATAAGTGATTGTACAtgaactaaccggcatttctcgcttctgtaaacctgcttgctcaACACATTCCTCCTCtaccccctttcccctttcccctttttcctcccgccacaagtaacggacaaagccttcccgccaaagaaCAGACAAAGGATGCCCAATCAGAGAACGACAAATGACCTTACTTTAAAAccaactaatcaggcccctcatattttgaaacctcccctgtgctctttGTCCCTGTCCataaaaacgctgtaccaaccctgatcgaggcctcttagcgtcaccggcgacgagtgcgcggaggtccaggttcgaacctgcaataaacgacccttgccgcttggctttgacttacgactctggtggtcTTTTGTGGGAGGCTTCagaacttcgggcattacattTGGAGGTCCCACCCAGATCTCCCCCGAGCCCACCAGACTTCTGGTCAACGGGTCGTATCTGATTCCGATCGGTAAGTAAGCCGGCTCTAacgttcttccttttctctgatctgtatttcttctctgaaGAACCGGTTCTATCTGGAAGCTGGCGTGACCCTGGCGGACGCGCTATAGGGCACCCAGGCCGGGGTCAGTTGGAGATGTCCACTGACATCTGGGGGCCTTCTTGGCCCATCTGGGGGCCTTCTTGGCCCATCTGGGGACCTTCTTGGTCCATCGGGGGGCTTCATTGGCCCATCAGGGCTCTTTTCTGTGGGCCACCCACGCCCAATGCGCTTCCGAGTTAACCACTTTCACTTTCTCTACGGACTTCCAGTTTCTCTGTATAAATTAGTCCAGAGTGCTAAGAAACATCTCTAGGCGCCTGAAAAACCAGTAGGCATGCCCGTTGTTACCTGTGTTCTGATgtgatgtgtgtctgtgtgtctgtctgttaaATCGACTGGAATGATTGTTGGGAGTCAGGGGCACACGCCTGACTTACCCTATGTGTAGTCCCACGGCGTAAGCTACGGGATTCGAGTGGGCTCTAACCTGATTTCCGCGGTGATCCTCATAAGGCTTAAGGTGGTCAAAATTTTTTGATCCAAGCAGGGGGTTTATACCTTCCCGCCTATGCTAAGAGGTACCTAAGTTCCCGCGAGGGAGCGGATGGGCGAGTATGCGAGTACTTCCGTGTCAGTCTAAATGTATTGTCACCCCTGGGGCCTTGTAATTATCGCCATCCTAATCATAATTTTCTCTGTGGGGCTGGCCGAAATGGCACCAGAAAGTTGGAACCACTGCGAGAGATTCCTGTtagttattgtttttctttttgagtctGATGCTTTATTGGAATTAAGTGTTTTCTCCGCTGATCAGAATTAATTATCCCATTCTTtgttcctctctccttcttccttagCTCCCTGCGGCTTTCCCTCCCGCCCTTCCGCCCGGGGCCCAGCCAGGCCGCCGGGGGGTCTCACCCTCGGAAGTGGCCTGCGCGAACTCTTCCACCGCTAGTCTCAGCCGCTTTCAGGGCCGCCTCCGTGCCGCCCCCTGGCCAgcggcaacccccccccccccgcgcccccttctcttctccacttCCTCAGAATCATAACATGGGCCAAACACAGagcacccccctctccctcctcctcaccaATTTCAAAGATGTAAGAGCTAGAGGACACAGCTTAAGCCTAGACATTCGCAAAAGGAAGTTGATCACCTATTGCCGCTCTGAATGGCCCACCTTTGGGGTCAATTGGCCTACAGAGGGAACCTTCTGCCTCCCTGTGGtccttaaagtaaaataaaaaattttcctaCCAGGGAAAGAAGGTCACCCGGATCAGATTCCCTATATTCTGGTGTGGCAAGATTTAGTGGAAAATCCACCTCCTTGGATGGCCTCTTTCTTAACAGCAGGGTCATGCCAAATCCTAGCGGCTAAACCTATCAACTCTCCCAAGCCGCCAACTCCAACTGCACCCCCTGTTCTCCTCGACAGCCAAGATTTACTTTCCCTTGACCCTCCCCCTTACCAGATTCCCCCCCTTATTCCTCAAGctgcccccatccctgcccccgaCCCTATTCCCCCTGCGCCAGCAGAACCTCCCTTAGCCCAGCCAATAGAAGAACTAGAAAATAGGGAAGCTCAACCCGCGCCCATGCCTAGTGGGGGCGAAGTCCAAGGGCCAGCTGGACGCACCGGTAGGCGGGCCCCACATGAGCCAGGACTCCTTCTTCCTGACTCCACCGTAGCTTTACCCTTACGGGAAATAGGGCCTCCCGATGATACGGGGAACCCCCGACTTCAATACTGGCCCTTCTCCACCAGTGACCTATATAACTGGAAAACCCAGAATGCCCAATTTTCTGATAACCCTAAAGATTTAATAGCTCTCCTGGACAGCATTATGTTTACCCACCAACCCACCTGGGATGATTGTCAGCAGCTCCTCCGAATCCTTTTCACCACcgaggagtgagagagaattcaATTGGAAGCAAGAAAGCTGGTTCCTGGAGACGATGGCCAACCCACTGCTAACCTTGATCTCATTAATGCAGCTTTTCCCTTGACTCGACCCCCACAGGATGGCTAGGACtacaacacggcagaaggtaggGGGCGGCTACGCATTTATCGCCAGACTCTAATGGCGGGTCTCCGGGCTGCTGCACGCAAGCCCACTAATTTGGCTAAGGTATATGCAGTAATACAAGGTAAGACAGAGAGCCCTGCCACTTATTTAGAAAGATTAATGGAAACCTTCAGACAGTATACCCCCATGAACCCCGAGGCCCCCGAAAATCAAGCTACTGTTGTAATGGCCTTTGTAAATCAGGCAGCCactgatattaaaaagaaactccagaaacTAGAGGACCTGGAGGGAAAACAGATTCAGGACTTACTCCGCATTGCCCAGCGTGTCTATAATAATAGAGAGACTCCAGAGGACAGGCAACTTAAAGCTACCGAGAAAATGACCAAAGTCCTGGCCGCTGTTGTCCAAAATCCCCTGGATAAACAAAAGCCCCTAGATAAGGACCAATGTGCCTATTGCAAAGAAAAAGGCCATTGGGCCCGAGAATGccctaaaaagaaaaagccacgtCATGATCAAAAACCGTGGCAGCCAAAAACCACACCCGCCCTCTTCACTCAAGATGCAGAAAAGGGGGGACGGGGTTCGGATCCCCTCCCCGAACCTAGGGTAACGCTACAAGTGGAGGGGAACGCAGTTCAATTCCTAGTCGACACAGGGGCACAACATTCGGTCTTGATCAGACCCCAtggaaaaatttctgaaaaatcttCCTGGGTCCAAGGGGCTAccggaataaaaaaaatatccctGGACCACCCAGAGGACTGTGGACCTAGGAAATGGAAAGGTCACCCATTCCTTCCTAGTCATACCCGACAGCCCATGCCCCTTATTAGGAAGAGACTCACTAAAGTGGGGGCCCAGATTCATTTTACGCCAGGGGGCCCCCAAGTGACTGGCCCTCACAACCAACCCATGACCGTACTTACTCTAAGATTAGAAGATGAATATCGACTCCATCAGGAGCCACCCTCACAAAGTCAAAACATAGAGCCCTGGCTCCAGCAGTTTCCAGAAGCATGGGCTGAAACCGGGGGTATGGGGTTGGCTAAACATCGCCCAGCTCTATTCATAGTGCTGAAACCGGGGGCAGATCCAGTTCGGGTCCGACAATACGCGATGTCAATGGAGGCCAGAAATGGCATCACACCACATATCCGTCGCCTCCTAGACTTAGGCATCTTGCGTCCCTGCCATTCAGCCTGGAACACCCCCCTGCTGCCTGTACAAAAAACCTAACAGTGCGGACTACCGTCCAGTACAAGATCTAAGAGAAGTTAACCGCCGAGTCATGGACATACACCGAACAGTGCCCAGCCCCTATACCCTCCTAAGTGCCCTCAGCCCAGAAAGATAATGGTATACTGTCCTTGATTTAAAAGATGCTTTTTTCAGCCTGCCTCTGGCCCCCAAAAGCCAAGAGCTCTTCGCCTTCGAGTGGTCTGACCCTGAGAGGGGCATAAatgggcaactcacctggacccGGCTCCCCCAAGGATTTAAAAACTCACCCACCTTGTTCGATGAGGCACTTCACGAGGATCTGGGTCCGAGGTAACTTACTTGGGGTACCTGTTAAGAGAAGGCCAGCAGTGGCTCACTGATGCACGGAAGGAAACCGTCCTCCGCATCCCCCGACCCACAACGCGAAGGCAGGTGAGAGAATTCCTGGGATCGGCCGGGTTCTGCCGCTTGTGGATACCTCGGTTCGCCGAGATGGCTAAGCCTCTTTACCTGGTCACCCGAGAACAGGCGCCCTTTGAGTGGACAGAGGAAACTGAGCAGGCTTTCCAGCAAATTAAACTCGCCCTGTTGTCAGCGCCAGCCTTAGGGCTCCTCAATGTCTCCAAACCCTTTCATCTCTTCGTAGATGAAAACAAGGGGGTAGCCAAAGCAGTGCTGACGCAACTCCTTGGTCCATGGCCCAGGCCCATTGCCTATCTTTCAAAAAGACTAGACCCAGTAGCGGCTGGCTGGCCCCCTTGCCTCCGTATGATCGCTGCTACAGCTCTAATGGTAAAGGATGCTGATAAGTTAACTATGGGACAAGAGTTACATGTTACAACCCCTCATGCCATCGAGGGAGTCCTCAAACAACCCCCTGACCAATGGATAAGTAACGCCCAACTGGTTCACTACCAGGGACTATTATTAAATCCCCTCAGAATCATttatgctcccccccccccccccccccgaacacTAAACCCTGCCTCCCTGTTACCAGACCCGGACTTGGATACCCCCCTCCATGACTGCGCTGAGATATTGGCACAGGTTCATGGAGTTCGGGAAGATTTACAGGATCACCCGCTACCAGACGCCGAGGTTACCTGGTTCACTGACGGCAGCAGCTTTGTACATCAGGGTCAAAGGTACGCGGGGGCAGCAGTCACAACTGAAACTGAGACTGTTTGGGCGGAGCCTTTGCCAGCTGGCACCTCTACCCAACGGGCTGAACTTGTGGCCTTAACCAAGGCACTGACTTTGGGAAAAGGCAAGAGACTAAACGTGTATACCGATAGCAGATATGCTTTTGCTACGGCCCACATACATGGAGCTATATACAGAGAGAGGGGACTGTTAACTGCAGAGgggaaaactatcaaaaacaaagaagaaatattggCTCTTTTAAAGGCACTCTGGCTGCCTAAACGACTAGCCATCATACATTGCCCAGGCCACCAAAAACCGATCACACCGGTGGCCAGAGGAAATAATTTGGCTGACCAGGTGGCCCAAGAGGCGGCCTTACAGGTGGACGGTGCTTTAATGACCACCCTACCAGACCCTGGTTCAGCTAGTTTACCAGAAAATCCCGCCTACACTGAAGAAGACCTAAACTGGATCCAAAAATTACCTTTAGCTCAGTGCCTTAACGGCTGGTGGAGAGCAGCAGACTGTAGCATAATCCTCccagaagaaatgggaaataaagtCTTATCCAAGATGCACTGAGCCACTCATATGGGCACAAGAAAAATGCAAGACTTAATAAGACATGCTAGGATCACCATTAGAGACTCCAGGACAAAAATTGAACAGATAGTTACTAGCTGTAAAGCTTGCCAACTAACTAATGCCACCAACCACGGGAAAAACCCTGGCTCCAGAACCCACGGAACCAGGCCGGGAGCCTATTGGGAAGTAGACTTCACCGAGGTAAAGCCTGGaaaatatggatataaatattTGCTAGTGTTTATGGATACCTTTTCAGGATGGACAGAGGCCTTCCCGACCAAACATGAGACTGAGCAGGTAGTAGCAAAGAAAATGTTGGAAGACATCATGCCCAGGTAAGGATTCCCTACCCTaataggatcagacaatggaccagcgtTCGTTTCAAAGGTAATACAAGGGATAGCACAGTTTATTGGGGCCGATTGGAAACTACATTGTGCATATAGACCCCaaagctcaggacaggtagaaagaatgaatagaaccctaaaagagaccctaaCCAAATTGACCATGGAGACTGGCGCTAACTGGGTAGTCTTACTCCCCTACGCTCTGTTCAGGGTGCGGAACTCCCCTTACAAGCTGGGATTAACCCCCTTTGAAATCATGTATGGAGTTTCC
Proteins encoded:
- the LOC122467623 gene encoding uncharacterized protein LOC122467623, with amino-acid sequence MAGLRAAARKPTNLAKVYAVIQGKTESPATYLERLMETFRQYTPMNPEAPENQATVVMAFVNQAATDIKKKLQKLEDLEGKQIQDLLRIAQRVYNNRETPEDRQLKATEKMTKVLAAVVQNPLDKQKPLDKDQCAYCKEKGHWARECPKKKKPRHDQKPWQPKTTPALFTQDAEKGGRGSDPLPEPRVTLQVEGNAVQFLVDTGAQHSVLIRPHGKISEKSSWVQGATGIKKISLDHPEDCGPRKWKGHPFLPSHTRQPMPLIRKRLTKVGAQIHFTPGGPQVTGPHNQPMTVLTLRLEDEYRLHQEPPSQSQNIEPWLQQFPEAWAETGGMGLAKHRPALFIVLKPGADPVRVRQYAMSMEARNGITPHIRRLLDLGILRPCHSAWNTPLLPVQKT
- the LOC122467622 gene encoding uncharacterized protein LOC122467622 translates to MAKPLYLVTREQAPFEWTEETEQAFQQIKLALLSAPALGLLNVSKPFHLFVDENKGVAKAVLTQLLGPWPRPIAYLSKRLDPVAAGWPPCLRMIAATALMVKDADKLTMGQELHVTTPHAIEGVLKQPPDQWISNAQLVHYQGLLLNPLRIIYAPPPPPPRTLNPASLLPDPDLDTPLHDCAEILAQVHGVREDLQDHPLPDAEVTWFTDGSSFVHQGQRYAGAAVTTETETVWAEPLPAGTSTQRAELVALTKALTLGKGKRLNVYTDSRYAFATAHIHGAIYRERGLLTAEGKTIKNKEEILALLKALWLPKRLAIIHCPGHQKPITPVARGNNLADQVAQEAALQVDGALMTTLPDPGSASLPENPAYTEEDLNWIQKLPLAQCLNGWWRAADCSIILPEEMGNKVLSKMH